The genomic DNA ACCTACAAAACAACTAAAAGTGGATGTTCTTTGATCTATGTTTCGACTAACAGCAAAATTTAAAGTTGTTTTATTACAAAATCAGGTTTTAAAGAATGGCATACTCATACAAATCTAGTTAGTAAAGACTTCAGCTTAGGCACGTCATAATCACACTCAATTCCGAACAATCATGATCATTATTTGTATCATATGCCTTAATAAGGGGTACGCTACCTTAATTATCTGAAGACTCAGGCTCTTAAATCTGCCTTTAACTATATCGAGTCCCCATCCCACAACTCTAATATAGGAATACCCTTTCTGACAATAAGTAATTATCAAGAATAACATGACCGTTACTTTGCATGGTTATTATAAAATTGTTACAGCTAGAACTCTTGAACACGCTTAACTTATTCATGTTACAGAAGATTAAGCCTCTTTACCATCGAAACGTATGACAGTTAAAAATCCAATAAGATtcatgaaataaaagaaaaaatgagcAGAACTTATAAGAGCTTAAAAAGATAGGAAATTGTAGCGAATTAAGAAGTTCTGTCACATAACATTTAATGTCCATTGTAACTTGCAAGGTAAACTCTTGCGTAAATAAGCAGGACAGCAAAGAAATGTGACGTTAAGCATGTCaagttttaaaacatttttcattcaGCAATGTTAATTGTCAACTAAGGTATGCATAACATGGTCTTATATTTCCACAGTTCATTTTTTCAGCTTTAACACCCAAACATAGATAACAAGCAGAAACTGAGATAAACTgcaaaactattgaaaaatAAGTATTACCACAGCGTGAAGACAAAACTGATTGACTTGATTGGAGTGCTTCAGGCTGATGCTTACGTCGCCTTGCATTGTGACGTGAAAGTTGTTCTCTGCagcttcttttcttttcatcgAACTCAGCCAGATTGTGGAACCTTCAGCAACACCATTCAAAAAAGACAGCAAGTTTAATCAGACTGAGTAGTAATATTAACTTATAATGATGTGctaacaacaattcatcattaccaaaaaaaatattattatttcctATGTCAATTATATTGAAACAATCATACATTTATTAAGAAGCTTTACCTGCCACATTGCTGGCAAAATCGACGTACCATACCATCTATAACCACCATAGGAGATTTGGAATGACTTTCACAAACTCTTCGTTTCCGATGATAATCTTTTGCTGATGAAAGGTCAAGGCCACAACCTTCAACCTGGCATCGCGGAAATTGCAAGTTCTGACTATTGAACTTACATTTCTTTCCAATACTTAAAGATGACGCAAGATCCCTTGAAAAAGATAGGTTTTTGGAATCACTTTTCGGACATACATCCTCAATGTACACTCGTTTTCCGAGTAGAGTGAGCAATGGTTCACCAGAGACAGAAGAAAGCTCTGGTGTATGAGAATTTCCACAAGCAAATATACATGTTTTGCTATTATTCCTATTTAACGATGAACTATTTGAAGCTGATTTTGAACTCCTTGATGCAGAGCCAAAAATACCACTTCCACCGGGTGTATCGAACAACCCGACATTGATTTCTCGGTCTTGTTCGATACTCCAGCTTGGTGGTTGTAATTTTGGATATTCAGTTGCTTTTGCATTGAAGAATGATTGGTGCTCCCAGTCCCACTGGGAAGAGGGAGATATTGCATTCAAGTCCATCAGAAAAGCTTAGAAATTAGGTAATCTAATCTGCAAAGTATAAACCAAATGAGATTATCAATGCTAATGTTGTTGCTTTTCTAGAAACAAGGAAAAGTATAACAAGGTTTTATAGACATTTTAACAAGTCAGAAATGAGTATGCGTTTGTTTTGCGGTAACAAAAATTGattctttgaaattgattatagCTAAGAATGAGTTAAGTTGAAAGTGATTTATGTTAGGATATATCCATGTAAAAGTGGCCTAAACGATAAACTCAAGGCTAAAAATCAAGTGTAGAggaaaaaacttcaaattataaTCATTTTGGAGGGAAAATCAATTGTACTCaagtaaaaatcaattctacacatctagaatcaattttggtaTCTCTAAAAGTGGAGCCAAACATACCCTAAACCACTTATAAACTGCACTAATGATTCACTAACTGCAAAAGGAATCAAGAATATCTATAGGTATGTATTCAGTTGAGAAATCATAAAAACACACGTATTAGGAATATTTGAAACATCTAAAAAGTGTGAGCCAGctaagttttcaaaaaaattaaaataaatgaacacTAGTACTAATTGCCAAGGTAAAAAATGGATTAATCTTACAAAACACAACTCAACTCAACAGTTAGTGATTGTTATTGAATCAAAGCACTGTTGCAGCATAGAGggatatgaagaaaaaaaaaactcaagaaaaGCTATCTATCTCAGAAAATaataagccaaaaaaaatgtacaaacaCATTTGAATCAAAACACAATTACAGCATAGAGGAATAGACAAAACACTCATGAAAACTTAACTATCTCAGAAAATGATTAGTCAAAAAAGACGCAAACACATTTGAATGACAAAATCACTTAAATAATTATTATCAAAgtcttttgaaaagagaaaacagTAACATGAATCTATAaccaaaaattgaaataaattctgCAAAACTAACACAACCAAACTTAGCACTACTGGTTGTAATCATCATTTGATAACAGTAGTAATAATAGAGTGAGATTCTTAACAGTTAAGCTTCTTGTTCATTTTTATCAGCAAAAATGAGATTCAGAGAAAGAGAAACATACTAGAATGTTGAAACAAAGAAATGGGAGTGTTGTTTGTTTGAACGGAAAAAAACGTTCCAACCATTTGGAATGAGCAGAGCAGAGCAGAGGGAAGTGGAACAGTCATAGTGGAGGCATAAACGACAAACACAAGCAGAACAGAACACATACTAATATACGTGcatttcattctttcttttactactttttttgtttgtcttttttcatcatttttttttttgttttttaaatcaaaCCTATGTCCCTATCTTATTCTTATGTACTATtagatttaaaatttgaatcttttaaaacaaataaaaatttgaaatagttttcttcatttaatataactattaattatgattaaaaaactaaatttgttTATTCTTTCGCATGGGTTActtcttctattttcaaataaattttatacaaaactcAATTTGTATATTGTTGGTTGATAATATATTCAGTCTAAGAAAACCAAAATATGTACATTAGACTAAAATATCcctcttaaaaataataatataaattaaataataaatatatcaataaaaaattatcgcaaatattttttgttgatagaTAGATTGTTCTATGCAATAATCCATAGCATAGAAAAACCAGAATCACATGATATTAAAATGGGTAGTGTTGGTCTATGAAATGGTTGTGCAACGGTGTTGCAATGGCTGTATGATGGGTGTTCTCAGTCATCTCTCGATCACAAATGGTTTAGGGTTTGTGGAAGGAAAGAAGAATGAGAGGCAAAGTAATACAAGAGGAATTTATTTGATCCAAAATAATAAACGACTAATTTAGATGGATTGAAATTCAAGAAATCAATGTGGGAGGGACTAATATGTCCTCCcatcaaaaaatttcaatattattttgtcaatAGGATCGTGTCCAAATTATTGGAGACTAAATTGGATGTTTAGCCTTAAATTAACATTTAAAGATAGGGTTAGGCCAATATTATTTTTGTGCGGTGACTTGTGAgaacagtattttttttttttttgaggggatgtGAGGATGGTGTTAttatttgtataattttgatatttacaaACTTAACTCTAAATCAACACCAAGCGTTACGTGGAAGCAATTTTATCGTTTTAtaatttatgattcaaattCCCCTATTTCCTGTCAGTTTTAGCCTGATCTCTTATCCTATTAAACCAACACATATCTTAAAAAATTGGCCAAGTCTTGATCTCTAGTACCATTAATTAACCccaactccttttttttttttttttttttttgaaattgcaaAAGAGAGGAGCATAAAATGGACACAGCAAAAAAATAGAGTCGTTGGAAGGTGGTGGCAAGATGCAAGAAACAAAAGGTTGAAAAATGGAAATAAGTACTACAAGAtcctcatttttctttcaagtaTTTGGGCGTTATCATCTAACATAAACAAGAATATTTTTTAGTCGAAAAGAAACATAATACAAGCAAAGTTTGcataaataatgataatatcTCAGTTTAGCTTCCACCACCATCTCAAAACACTCGACTCAAATATTACAAAACTTAGCACAAGCAGATAAGGAATTAATAGAAAGATAAACAGAAAAGCAAACAAAAAAGTACAAAAGCAAAATTTCTCTGGCGTAACTTAGATTCAGGATGGTTGCACAGTGAAGCACCTTGTCCAAACTAAAATAACAATACCTATAGCAGATACTGCCTTGTAAGGTGCTTGAAAACTGAACAGCAATGCCGTGTATCATGCAGCTTCTGATGGCAAGGTGCTCTGAATATTTGAAGGCATGAGGACGTTGAATCCATCTGCTGCAGTACATACTATCATTCCAGGAATCTGTGTGTGCCAATGCAGTTCTTTGGGGTCTTTTTGTCCCTGTTGCAAGTTCAAGGAAATAAGAGggtaaatattaaatataactaaTCAAGGAGTTCTATCATGGTAAGCAGCTAACTTAAACACATATAAGCTTTTGTATAATGAAAGAAGGAATGTAGTAAAAATCTTttcataaaagtttttttttaatcagtttTCATAACCTAGCTTATACTGAAATAGGctgaaaatagtttatacacATGAAATAAACTACTTTTCATAACTTATTTCAAACACTTAAACATGTGTTTATGTCATAAGTTCAACTAAGCTGTATATAAGTGTTCCCAAACGTACTCATTGTTGAGCAAAGTGATTCAAATTACCTGGTGAATAAACAATAGTTGGGGAGGCAGATCTTCAGGAGCATTTACTTGTTCTTGGGTTTTAGCTCTAAATTCAGCCTCCTCTTCCTCGTCCTTTTCCAAAGAAAGGTCCCATATTCTGTGGCAAAGGATTACTAAACTTGTTAAAATCCAAAGGAAGAAAACTAAGGCAGTTTGGTAAATATAAAGATCAAGTTATTTGCAGAGTCCATGAGAGAAACAAAATAAAGCCCTGAAATTTATTTCGAATTCGACCAACAATTCTGTGGATGGTGCATTGCTTTCAATACCGTATTTACTTACGTAAGTTGATTATCAGCGGATGAAACAGCCAATGAAGAAGCTTCGTGTGGACTCCACTCAATGGATGTGATTGGATGCTTATGGTATTCAAAATGCGCTACCACGGAATCTCCTTcctattcaaaaaataatgaactttcacatcattaataataacaaaaacaaaatagtcGGCAGAAGAAATTAGACAATATGAAAGTTTCTTTTAAAATCTAGTTCATGTCATGATAGTTCTTCACCAAGTGCGTCTAGAAGTTCTTTCAAAAATGCATTTCTGGGTACTTGATTCAAATCCACTAAATGAAAGATACAAGTATACAGTAATGAGATAATGGCAAAGAAAGTCTGCTcagataaatttaaattaatgatgTAATATGCTATTAGGACATAAGGAACTTTTTATCAGAAAATGGAAACCAGATAAGACATAATTAAAGCATCATTGAAATTATTCTACTaaaaaaaagcatcattgaCATTAGATAGCATTGTACCTATACAGTAATTTTGCTGTTTGTTATAAATGAAGAAAGTTTACAATTTTGTATGGTTTTTCTATATAGGCAAAGGGGAATATTCACCAACATACCTTAAGCAGTCTGAGATCACGAATAGATATAGTCCCATCATCACTACCCGACGCCAACATACAACTAGCCAACCTACTCAGTACAATGAAATACAACAGATATGAGGAGATATAGAATGAAAATTGAGTTGATGGAACACCAAAAGTCAATGCTGAATACCTGTTCCATGACAATACATTCACATCAGCCTTGTGTGCTTGAAAAGACGCAGCTGGTGACCTCCCCAAACGAGTATCCCATATTGCAATGCTTTTATCCACAGAGCAAGAAGCAAAAACATGAGGTTCTGTAGGGCTCCACTGCAAGGGTTCATTGAACAACAGAACGCTTATTATACATataagtaaattaaaaaaatacttatgtTAGAGACTGAACACTGAAATGCTCCGAAAACGGTATTGCTTGGCGGATGAGTACATACTTGCAGATCTTCAACACTATCAGTATGTCCAGTAAAAGGAGTTTTTTCAATATTCCATGTTGCAGCAGATGTAGGCTCCCACAGATAAATACTATTATTGCAATCCCCTACAAACATGAAGATCAACATCAAGACTTATATCTACTTTGACAATGAAACATGAAGAAATGCTAGAAACaaatatatctaaaaaataaaaaataagccCAATGATTACCGGATACAAGCCTCCCTGGAACAAGAGGACTCCAGTCTATAGCATAGCCTTCATCTTTGTGCTTAAATTTTTGTAGTGGAGCCTGAACTGCATCAACTCCTTGGACACCATCGGTTTCTGTCTCTGCTAGAGCATTAAGATGAGAGCTCATGTCCCAGATCTAAAAATTTATTACACAGAATCAGATTTGAACAAAAATATACAACTCGGTAAGAATGAAGTAGAGTTTAACTTCTTTGTTTGAAAGAGATGGTGCAGAGAAATATAAATTGCAATATGCTGCCGCTAAAATTTaagaaactaatttttttttgatatgtTGCAATTGCAATACTTAGGACTGAGTAACCTCAATTGTACCCAAGGACCAAAATTATACCTGGAACAGAATAATTTATCCTATCAAATCAAATGAGATACTAGCTTTGAACTTTGTCAGAAGTATTATCTCCCGACCTGTTCTAGAACCGCAGAAATATTATCTATACTAATGTTGGTAGGTTCACAAGTCAGGTCGTCATGGGATAGCAACTTTGATCTATACAACTGTTATAGTACTAAACAAACTATGGGCCATATTTCAAAGATTAACTTACAAGGTTTTGTGATTCCATTTTATACATGTTTCATAATTAGTGTCTCCATGACTTGTAAAAGCAAGAccataacaaaaaacaataaagtcCAACCACAATCATGTAGCTACATTTTTTACAGCCACTTCAATCTTATAGAACATTGTCAAAGGGATGCCTGGGTAATGACAATCTGGGACATCAGCCCATGGCAAAATAAcaacattcaaaacaaaacaatcagTGCAATTTGCTGAAAAGAACTTGAAACTTATAATAGTATCTTCCCTCTATTCCCATTGTGAATCCTTTGAAATAACTTGGTTCAAGAGAAATCATAAAAtctaatatgataaaataaagttagtAGTTCTAGCCTCTAATAGCATGTAGGAAAGATTTGATACAACAGAAAGTTGAAGGGTGCCAAATAATGGCTCATTTTCTACACTAACATGGTATGAAATATGCATTCATCACTGAATAAATTATGAGCAACTTTTTGGTTGCACAAATCAATAACTAAATATGATCCgtcgattaaaaaaattaactctcTACACTAGCTTTATTTAACCAAACATTTACTTGGCTAAGGACCAGTCCGTACATCACTAAGCGTATTAATGCTGCACGCAGGTCACACTTGTTACTGATACATGTTCTAAAAGGGCTTGTATATAAAATTAAACAGTTatgttaaaatcaaatataggAGTCCTACACATATAGTTGAACAGAACAAAATAAAACCCACTTGAAGTTTTCCCAACTTACATGCGTTGTTATAAGTTAAAAGGCAATCATTATTAGTGTGACATATAATCATTACATATCGAACACTGACACTGCCATATCACATGAATTTTCACAATAGTTCAAAAAATAAGTGAACCTTACATCCAAGTTCACTACAAATACAAAAACTAAATCATAGTGTTTTTAAAACTAACCTGCACATGACCAGATTCTGCCCAAGATGCACATATATGGGGATTTTGTGCCATGGAGCGTATCCGGTTAATACAACCTTCGTGAGTTACCTTCCGCAACTGTAGGTGTGAACAGAACCAAAATGTCAGTAAGATCAACTTCAACACAGTCAAGAGGTGATTAAgtgaaaaagtaaaaattcatatgaagaGGGTGTTACCTGCAAAGTAGGACCACCGGCACCACCTTCTTCTTCGTCTTCACTATCATCCTCGCTATCACTATCCTCACCATCCATTTCAGAGTCATCAGTTTCACGTTTAGGCACCGGCTCACGTCTCTTCCCAGAAATATTGGATACTTTAAAAATCCCAATAGAATTCCAAGAAGGTTTCTCAGCCTGGGGCACATGCAACATATTATCAACGAGATTGCTAATCAAAGCAAAAGACACAAGAAACAAAGCTAGTAAAACATGACTAGGAAATGCTCATTGTTATTCTTTAAAGTGATAGTCACTAGTTATAACGATGACAATACAAAAGCTAGCAGATAGCATCACAAGGAGATTCTATGTGTTGGGCCACAAAATAAAGTGAATTAAAAACTCAAAAGTCCATTAAAGGATAAAAAATTCTACTAGATATTCGTCTACAAAGCCCAATATCAACTTTTCCGTTACCCCATTTGATTGGTAATGAACAGTAAACGCCTTCAAGATGATTCATGAGACATCCTATGAAAGAAAACACACAAGAAAGAAATAAAGCTAACCTGTGTCCCTGTAATGAAATACACTGTGTGTGGAAATTCTGTTCGAACTAAACCCATGGTGTCACGTAAAATATCGAAGCTGTCAAAATccccaaacaaaaaataaatcatgacaTGTAAGTCTCAGATATACTAAACAGAAATTAAAGCACACGCAACAAAATTTATGGCATAAATTCTCCTCTTGAACTCTAAAGTAccgacacttctgattgaaAGTGTGTTTGGTGTGTGACACTTGTTAGTGTACTATGCTAACACAAGTGactacattgaattatgtcattttctcatattattatcGATGTCAACGTGTCGGTGTCTCTGTCATGTGACTGTGTTTATGCTTCATAGCTCTTATTAAGAACTGTATTGTgtaatttttaacatttaacAGTAATAACTCCAGCAAAATAATgggttttatttataatttaagaaaatagctGAAAGCGTTGTTCTTTACCTAAGGCAAGGCCATCCAATATGAAAAGCATGAAGAGAGTTGTAAGCAGAAGGATCACACTGAagctcttcatcttcttccaacTTATCCACACCAGGTTGCCACACTTTTACCGGAACctgtggcggcgccgccgccgaaGATGATTCACTccgtttcttcaattttttcaaaaatacacaaaaattaGAAGtgcccacaaaaaaaaaaaaaaaaaaaaaaaaacagaatgaagtAAGACAATAAAAGGGGTTGTTGAATGAGCGATAAAAATGATACCTTGTTCTTGCTCTTTGCCTTTTGACGATGTTTTATGCCGCGAGTCATCTTCAATTAGTTCACAGTCTTCAGAAAATCAAAATACCAAATGAATCAGAAATATTCAGacataaatcataataataacatGTTTATGAATGTTAATTAGTAGAAACGGTAATCTAAGCTTAACAGATTGAACCTTTGACAAACCTGTGAGTGGCTTGTTGTtggtgagagagaagagaaagaactAGGTTACGCAGATTGTAGGGTTTTTACGTTTTAGGGGTTTTTGTTGTAGACTAGaataattagaaaattaaaaagtaaataaaattctttagaaaaaaaagtttcaatttttattaaaataaaaaagtagggactgagtttaaaataattttagaaaagtCAACCGATataacaaaaatgtcaaaattgttatttCAAAGCGAACTCGAACTCATCTTGTGTGTTAACTTtcaataattgttgttttttttatctatctaCAATAAAAAAGTAGTTAGAAAAATGAttgatgttttttgtttgtttaaccATTCACTTCCCCAAGATAAGTGTTCGTTCATAGTAATTTGGAGTTTGATCTCGAGGTCGGTAAAATTTAGCCAAGAATCATTCcacacataaatcaaaattgaaatccGGTCAAACAATCGTCATTTGATGAAGCTCGTTAATCACTTGAGTTCAATGTTCAatggtttttttaataaaaaaaatgttggtatGTAAATGTTATTTAATATGTTCTCCATTATCAAGATTCAAACTCAACCTCCGTTTGGTTCAAGAattaggaggggaggggagggattttataattattttaccattttacccttaaacttaattaaataaaagaaactatttgtttttacaatttcgGAGATCGATGAAAGACAAGCACACATCTAATTAAGCTGCTTATTTTATCTCAAACTGACTCATCTATTTTGCACCACACAGGACATGAATAGGTGAATTAACAttgaaaaaaaaggaacaacaaGTAGTaataagttgaattaaaataagataataataataataataataataataataataataataataataataataataataataataaggccgttgacaacaacaaaatagtaGTAGGAGTGGTTTGTACATGTAACAAATATGAGTGatagataatataataataaaagttgttacaaagaaaatgtaacaaaataatgataaaaattgttacaagaataaTATAACCTAATAACAATAAGATTGTTacgaaaataatataatctaataataataaaagttgttacaagatTAATGTTGAGATTTGAAGTTAATTTAAGGACAATTAtggcaatgcaataaaattttaaagagatttgctCCCCTCCTCTCCCCTTCTAAAatcaaacacttcaaattaaaaatctcccctcccctccaaaactctcgAACCAAACATACCTTAAATCCGCCCCTTTGACATCACTATTTCTGCTGAATCACTCCACTatatctccattttttttttatgaagccACTATATCTCCATTTGATATGACATggacaaataattaattaattaattagatgtcaactagttaattaattaagtctttatattttaacaacttACTATCATTTAGTCTCTAAATTTATTCATTCTCTATCAATTTAGTCTTTATCATATGAGTTAAATTTGACAAAGTTGATGAcgtttttgaaatatttataaagtTAAGAACCTACTTAAGAGCATTATACAAGGTCGGACACTAGTTTAgtggtttattttattatttttttcttatgttgttGACTTGGTTAGAACATTGCAAAAACACCACTTTATAGCTTTATCAAAATCACTGTGTTTGTCCAAACCACCACGATATCAAACATGCGTAGAGTTTTCTCATGCTGTGATTTAAGTGGGTTTATGCTTGAGTTTAAAGTTGTTGTTTACATAAATATGAGAAAGAGGAAACGATGAATTGGATTACCATGTAGACAAAGACATGAAAGGGAGAATGATATAACTATATTTCGTTACAGTTAATAATTAATAGTAGGTTAAGGGTGCAAATATATTGATTATCCGAGAAGCAATGAATTTTTCTATCATATGTAAATTTGTTcatgttaaaaagtttaaaataataagtttgtattagaacttgtgcattttatattaaatatataattttttaataaataattattgttttcaattaaaagttgttatttttagttgttttaacTTATAATCATATTTGAATATTTGTGACCGTCAATATTCGATAAGCAACATTTTTTCATTTAGAGATGACAACAAATGGGAGTGCTGGCTACAAGGTACTACGATTAGGTTGTAATAGAGATTATGAAATTTATGATTCAATAACTAAGTTTTGGGGCCATCTTGGACAGATACCTGCAAGTATTGAGCTGCTAGCTAGGCTTTTCTAATTTCAACCCTATTGCCATCGGCAACACACTTTACTTCATGAATACAGCTCATGAAGGGATTGTTTCTTCCAAAATGTCAACTGGGGTTTGGGCACACCACTTGATCCCAACGCCATTGCTATCATCTGACTTAAAATTGGTCCAGTGTAATGCGCGGATCATGCTTGTAGTTGTGGGTATGTATGCATATGGGAGTTGGAGAAAATGACTTTCTTACTCAAGGAAGTTGATAGAATGCCGTGCTTAGAATTTCACAGGGGTTCAGTTTATTTGACTTGCTTGGGAGACAAATGTTTGATCATGTTATACTTGAAATCATGTTATAATGATATGCATCTTATGTTTACTTACAACATAGCAACTAGGGAATGGTTGAAGGTTCCTGTGCCATATGGAATAAAACTGTGTAACAAGAAGCTATATGGTACTGCATTTCAACCAAGTCTGACTGCAATGCCTTGATCTAGATTAACTCAAACCATGAGATTCTTTTACACCTTGCTAGTTGTTGGGACACTGATATTGTAATGATAATATCCTTTGTTGGGTAACCATTTGAGGACTAAGTTAATAATGAGCCAGTTATGATTCTATCAGGTCGGTTAGAGTTAATTATTCTATTCAGTTAGTTATGCTACTTTCTACTTTGcaatttaatgtaaaaaaaaaaaaaaaactttgaaatttttgttttcttatgcaTGCCccttttctatttcaattaccaaattaattttaattcaaactaaaatgtttttttttattatctaaTAGTTATGATGGATTGATggtgtaaaatatatttacattgacggtgtatatgaattaaattcattatgaaattatttttattttatgtttgacGAAATCAATtgcttaatttatttatttatttttgacgaaAAGAGGCTTATATTTCATTCAAAACAAAGTCATCAATACATTGTGGTGTGTAATTCTAATCTAATAGACTAGCATGATAACGAGATGTCCATAGAAAGGAATGAACGACTCTATTAATGTAACTCTCATGTGCTTAATTTTTTGCTATATGCTTCTTAATACATTTCCCTTGCAGAGCGTTACAAGGATCATTCCTCAAACACATCACCCTTGTGATACGCTCATATTCCCACAATTGCTACCGGCACcgcacaacaaagaaaaatgctcttctcccaacaaaaaaTGCTCCCTCCCAACTGAACTGTCCAAAATACTcccgcgtgagttaactcatgcagaTGTATAacccaacgtgagttaactcacgcagcat from Medicago truncatula cultivar Jemalong A17 chromosome 8, MtrunA17r5.0-ANR, whole genome shotgun sequence includes the following:
- the LOC25501755 gene encoding squamosa promoter-binding-like protein 2 encodes the protein MDLNAISPSSQWDWEHQSFFNAKATEYPKLQPPSWSIEQDREINVGLFDTPGGSGIFGSASRSSKSASNSSSLNRNNSKTCIFACGNSHTPELSSVSGEPLLTLLGKRVYIEDVCPKSDSKNLSFSRDLASSLSIGKKCKFNSQNLQFPRCQVEGCGLDLSSAKDYHRKRRVCESHSKSPMVVIDGMVRRFCQQCGRFHNLAEFDEKKRSCREQLSRHNARRRKHQPEALQSSQSVLSSRCDGKQQMSPFANSKTATNLAWQNMQNSKLPQAKDFLLKPAKDNANTQGVEDFITVSDTNDEQDFICALSLLSTNPWDSYATKSMSLEHSNRPTSAVQAVTHPMSQRMPLA
- the LOC25501756 gene encoding glutamate-rich WD repeat-containing protein 1, encoding MTRGIKHRQKAKSKNKKRSESSSAAAPPQVPVKVWQPGVDKLEEDEELQCDPSAYNSLHAFHIGWPCLSFDILRDTMGLVRTEFPHTVYFITGTQAEKPSWNSIGIFKVSNISGKRREPVPKRETDDSEMDGEDSDSEDDSEDEEEGGAGGPTLQLRKVTHEGCINRIRSMAQNPHICASWAESGHVQIWDMSSHLNALAETETDGVQGVDAVQAPLQKFKHKDEGYAIDWSPLVPGRLVSGDCNNSIYLWEPTSAATWNIEKTPFTGHTDSVEDLQWSPTEPHVFASCSVDKSIAIWDTRLGRSPAASFQAHKADVNVLSWNRLASCMLASGSDDGTISIRDLRLLKEGDSVVAHFEYHKHPITSIEWSPHEASSLAVSSADNQLTIWDLSLEKDEEEEAEFRAKTQEQVNAPEDLPPQLLFIHQGQKDPKELHWHTQIPGMIVCTAADGFNVLMPSNIQSTLPSEAA